The segment TATGCGCGATTTCAAAGCGTGATGTTTGATTCTAATACTTTAGTCATTTCTTATGACAAAGCTAGGGGTGAACCCAGAGGTCAGCGTAAGAAAGAGGCGGATTATAAGACACAAGGTTTAGGTGACTGTGTAAGCTGTAACCAATGTGTTTACGTGTGTCCCACAGGAATTGATATTCGTGATGGACTACAAATGGCATGTATTGGCTGTGCTGCTTGCATTGATGCTTGTGATAGCATCATGGATAACATGAACTATCCAAGAGGGCTGATTCGCTACACAACAGAAAATAAATTGAACAATAAGAAAAGCAAAATTCTAAGACCAAGATTGATTATATATGGCTTACTATTATTTTGTTTGAGTGTGAGCTTAGCTGCTGCATTGATTACACGCGTGCCTTTTGATCTTGAAATCATTCGGGATAGAAATCAGCTCTATCGTGAAACCGCAGACGGACTGATTGAAAATGTTTACACACTTAAAATAATGAATAAATCTCAACAACAACAAAGTTATGAGATAATCTTGTCAGGTATCAATGGTATGGTATTGGTTGGTCATTCACAGATTAGTACAACGCCTGGTCAGGTTTTGTTGCATCCTATTCGTATACAAGTAGATCCAGATAGCCTGACAGAAAAAAGAAATAAAATTACAATTAAAATAATCAATATCACACATGCCAAGCAAACAGTTGAAAGAGAAACAACACTGATATCTCCCGTATTCAGAAGGTAAATGATATGAAAATGTTTGATCAAAAAGCTTGGTACTTACATGCTTGGCCTTGGTTTATTATTGGGCTTCTGAGTGTTACAGTTGTTGGTTGTTTTGTTACGATCTATTTAGCCATTAAATATCCAGATACACCCTTAGATGATCAATACTACAAAGTGGGGTTATCTGTATATGAAACAGAACCCAATCGAGATGAAAGAGAATCAGTAAAATGACGCAACAGTGTTATCATTGCGATCAATTGATCCCAAATGATTTTCAGTGTTCGTTGTATTTGCAAGGTGCTGAAAGATTCTTCTGCTGTTATGGATGTCATGCTGTAACACAAACTTTATTAGATTTTAATTTAAGTGATTATTATCGATACCGTGATAGCCCAAATCCTAAGGCAGAACAACTGCCAGAAGATTTTTTGCAAGATCTAGCTCGTTACGATCAGCCCGCCTACCAACAACAGATTGCTGTTTCGCACCCAGAAGATAATAGTCATGAAATTTTGCTGATGATCCAAGGCATTCATTGTGCTGCATGTATCTGGTTGATTGAAAAGCGACTAAGTCAAATTGCAGGGATTAAAAAAATATCCGTTAATTTAACAACACAGCGCGCCATCATTATATGGCAAGAGAGCGAGATAAAACTCAGTAAAATTATTGAGATCATTTATCGGCTTGGCTATCAAGCATTGCCTGACTTACAGATCGAACAGAATAAAATCAGTCGACAAGAGAAGAAGCAAGCTTTGATCCGTGTCGGTTTATCTGGCTTGATGATGATGCAAGTCATGATGTTTTCTATTGCGCTCTATTTGGGGGGATGGTCAGGGATTGATAAAGCACACGAGCAATTTATTCGTTGGTGTTCTTTGTTTTTAACCATACCTGTGCTCTTCATTGCAGGGCGTCCTTTCTTTACTTCCGCTGCGCGTGCAATACGGAACCGTTATTTGAATATGGATGTACCTAT is part of the Candidatus Berkiella cookevillensis genome and harbors:
- the ccoG gene encoding cytochrome c oxidase accessory protein CcoG, with translation MSKKNQPTIEPSGDDVVDLYIKRKKIHPREAVGFFQTVRVLTIWLTLTWFYSAPWLLWDKRQALLFDLPARKFYIFGFTFWPQDFVYLAVLFIIAAIALFFFTAWAGRVWCGYTCPQTVWTRLFIWIERLTEGNRNQRIRLDNSPWSLNKFVRRSCKHLLWGLLAFLTAFTFVGYFTPIRYLSFEIIEFSLSSWEMFWIGFFSIATYVNAGWIREQVCLYMCPYARFQSVMFDSNTLVISYDKARGEPRGQRKKEADYKTQGLGDCVSCNQCVYVCPTGIDIRDGLQMACIGCAACIDACDSIMDNMNYPRGLIRYTTENKLNNKKSKILRPRLIIYGLLLFCLSVSLAAALITRVPFDLEIIRDRNQLYRETADGLIENVYTLKIMNKSQQQQSYEIILSGINGMVLVGHSQISTTPGQVLLHPIRIQVDPDSLTEKRNKITIKIINITHAKQTVERETTLISPVFRR
- a CDS encoding FixH family protein produces the protein MKMFDQKAWYLHAWPWFIIGLLSVTVVGCFVTIYLAIKYPDTPLDDQYYKVGLSVYETEPNRDERESVK